Sequence from the Puniceicoccaceae bacterium genome:
CCCACAGATGCGGTCGATATTTTTGATGCGGGTCCCATGTTTGAAGCACAGCTTGGAGAACTTCGCATTCCGCGCAACCTGCAGCAGCGGGTGGTGCGTCAGAGCACCGATTCCACAGCTGAGACAGCTGCGACAAGCACAACGGCCTGTTTGATCAGTAACGCACGGCTCGAATTTGCCTGTAGTATCGCCCTGGTTTGCAATGCGGAATTCCAGCAGCCTGGCGAACCAATTTCGCTGACGGCAACCCAGTGCAACGCTCTCGGTGTGCGGGATGGTGATGCCGTGGATGTGGTGCCATTGCGTGACCCAGCGATGAAATCCCGACTTCCCCGAAAACCGAAATCCCGTCATGTCTGAATCGCTCAGTTTCCTGTCCGACCAATGGACCCGTGGCAGCGGTGAACGCATCAGCGTAGTGTCACCTTACGATGGGGTGGAGCAGTACCAGTTCCGGGCAAATACGGCTGAAGAAATCGAGCTTGCCGTGCAGTCCGCCGCAATGGCTCTGCCCTCCTGGTCAGGTCAATCGCTCGAGCAGCGCACAAAGCTGCTCGAAGCCTATGCCGAACTCATTCGACAGCACGCCGAATCCATCGCGCAAACCCTCTCGCAGGAAGTGGGAAAACCCCACTGGGAAGCCCTGACGGAAGTGAATGCGATGGTTGGAAAAGTCGCGCTCTCGGTTCAGGCCCACTCCCAGCGCTGCGCCGTATCCACCCGTGGAAATGCTCACACGCGCTTCAAGCCCCATGGCGTGATGGCAGTGCTCGGTCCCTATAACTTTCCCTGCCACCTGCCCAACGGGCATATCGTACCGGCTCTGCTTGCCGGAAATACCGTGGTGTTCAAACCCAGTGAATTCACCCCGCGCAGTTCTGCCTGGATTCCACGGCTGCTGCTGGAAGCGGGTCTGCCTGCGGGTGCCATCCAACTTGTGCAGGGCGCCAGAGCCACGGGTGAGGCACTGGTGCGACACCAACGCATTGACGGACTTGCCTTCACGGGCAGCGTCACCACGGGCGAAAGCATCGCGCGTCAGGTTGCAGCTACTCCCGGCAAGATTGTTGCGCTTGAGCTGGGGGGCAACAACCCGCTTGTGCTCTGGGATGTGAAGGATCTTCATGCTGCGGTGCTGACGATCCTGCAATCCGCATTTGTCACGGCGGGACAGCGCTGCACCTGTGCGCGTCGGCTGATCCTCTCACACGCCGACGCCAAACGCCTTCGCCCCGAACTGGTTCAGCGTTGTGCACGGATTCGGGTCGGTGCTCCGCATGACAAACCGGAACCATTCTGTGGACCCGTCATCCGTCCCGCAGTCGCCCGGGAGTTGCTTGCAGCACAGGAGGCCCTTGTGCGCCAGGGCGCTGAACCCTGGCACGAACTGCGCCTGCTACGACCGGACACCGGACTACTGCAGCCCGGCATCCTTGACGTGACAGCAGTGCCCACTCGAGAGGACCGGGAGTTTTTTGGTCCATTGTTGCAAGTCATTCGCGTGGATAGTTTTGAAGCGGCGCTTGAAGAGGCGAACCGGACTCAATTTGGTCTGGCCGCCGGGTTGCTCAGTGACGATTCCGAGTGTTACGAACGGTTCTACCGGGACATTCGCGCGGGTGTGGTAAACTGGAATGTGCCATTGCCGGGTGCTTCAGGTGCGGCACCTTTTGGAGGAATCGCACGCAGTGGCAACTTTAGGCCCAGTGGATTTTTTGCCGCTGACTACTGCAGCTACCCCGTGGCATCCATGGAAGAACCCACCCTGCAAATGCCGGAAACCCCTCTGCCGGGACTCTGGACCTGACCCCCGCATCCGCATGAGCCAAGAACCCTATGTCGAAATCAATTTTGATGGTCTGATCGGCCCCACCCACCACTATGGTGGGCTGTCCAATGACAACCTGGCCTCGGACCTGAACCGCAATCGCGTGTCCAACCCTCGCCGGGCTGCCTTGCAGGGACTGGCCAAGATGAAAGCCCTGCACGACATGGGTTTCCCCCAGGCGGTTTTGCCACCGTTGCTCCGCCCCTCTCTGCACGCCCTGCGCGCTTGGGGTATTCCGGGAACCACACCGGCGGAGCTGCTGCAAAATGCCTCGCATCTTGCACCATCACTGCTCTCGGCTGCCTGCTCCGCTAGCAGCATGTGGACCGCCAATGCGGCCACAGTTGCACCCTCGTGCGACACCATCGACGGGCGACTGCATGTGCGTACCGCCAATCTGCAGAGCAAATTGCACCGGTCAATTGAGGCATGGGAAACCTGTGCGTACTTGCAAACCCTCTTCGGTGTAGGTCATGTGGATCCGGCACTTCCGGGCGGTCAGGCAATGGCGGATGAGGGGTCGGCCAACCACACCCGCTTGTGCCCGGAGGCAAGCTCCATGGGGCTGCATGTGTTCGTCTGGGGCCGCGATGATGCAGACGATGCATTGGCGGATGGGGTGACGCGACGCTTCACGGGTCGACAGACCCGATTGGCGTCAGAAACGGTGGCGCGATCACTGCGCCTGCGACCAGAGCAATGTTTGTTTCTGGAACAGCACGCCAACGCCATTGATGCCGGGGTGTTCCACAACGACGTGATCGCGGTGGGAAATCTGAACTGCTACTTCTGTCATGAGCGTGCCTACCGGAAGGGAAATGAGGCGTTGGAGGCTCTTCAGCTTGCCTACCAGCAACTCACGGGGGACGTGCTGCGCTGCATCGTGGTGAGCGAATCCGACGTTTCGCTGGAGCGTGCGGTGAGGACATACCTGTTCAACAGCCAGCTGGTGGGTACCCGGGATCACATGATACTCATTGCGCCACGGGAGTGTCACGAAGATGCGGTGGTTGCAGCCTACCTCGACCAGTTGTGCGGACAGCCCGACTCACCCATTCGCGAAGTGCGCACTTTTGATTTGCGGGAGAGCATGCGCAATGGCGGTGGCCCCGCTTGCCTGCGCCTGCGCGTTGTGCTCAGTGCCTCCGAGTTGAAGGCAATGGGTGCGCGGGTAATGATGAGTGATGCGCTGTATGCAGAGCTTTGCTCATGGGTGAAGCATCACTACCGTGAAAAACTCACGCTCGACGATCTGAGCGACCCGACTCTGCTGGAACAAACCCACGGAGCAATGCATGCGCTCTCCCGCATCCTGCAGATGCCACTGGCAACGGATCTGCAGTGGAGAGGAAGTTGAGTGTAGGAAGGGAAAGTTGGAAGTAAAAGTAGAAAGTTGTGGGCTGGGGGAGAACTCCTTGATTCCCGAGGCTGAGCACGTTAGGGTGAATTCCATCAACATGCACGACACGCATCCTCCTTCCCGCATTGGAATCATT
This genomic interval carries:
- the astD gene encoding succinylglutamate-semialdehyde dehydrogenase produces the protein MSESLSFLSDQWTRGSGERISVVSPYDGVEQYQFRANTAEEIELAVQSAAMALPSWSGQSLEQRTKLLEAYAELIRQHAESIAQTLSQEVGKPHWEALTEVNAMVGKVALSVQAHSQRCAVSTRGNAHTRFKPHGVMAVLGPYNFPCHLPNGHIVPALLAGNTVVFKPSEFTPRSSAWIPRLLLEAGLPAGAIQLVQGARATGEALVRHQRIDGLAFTGSVTTGESIARQVAATPGKIVALELGGNNPLVLWDVKDLHAAVLTILQSAFVTAGQRCTCARRLILSHADAKRLRPELVQRCARIRVGAPHDKPEPFCGPVIRPAVARELLAAQEALVRQGAEPWHELRLLRPDTGLLQPGILDVTAVPTREDREFFGPLLQVIRVDSFEAALEEANRTQFGLAAGLLSDDSECYERFYRDIRAGVVNWNVPLPGASGAAPFGGIARSGNFRPSGFFAADYCSYPVASMEEPTLQMPETPLPGLWT
- a CDS encoding N-succinylarginine dihydrolase, which codes for MSQEPYVEINFDGLIGPTHHYGGLSNDNLASDLNRNRVSNPRRAALQGLAKMKALHDMGFPQAVLPPLLRPSLHALRAWGIPGTTPAELLQNASHLAPSLLSAACSASSMWTANAATVAPSCDTIDGRLHVRTANLQSKLHRSIEAWETCAYLQTLFGVGHVDPALPGGQAMADEGSANHTRLCPEASSMGLHVFVWGRDDADDALADGVTRRFTGRQTRLASETVARSLRLRPEQCLFLEQHANAIDAGVFHNDVIAVGNLNCYFCHERAYRKGNEALEALQLAYQQLTGDVLRCIVVSESDVSLERAVRTYLFNSQLVGTRDHMILIAPRECHEDAVVAAYLDQLCGQPDSPIREVRTFDLRESMRNGGGPACLRLRVVLSASELKAMGARVMMSDALYAELCSWVKHHYREKLTLDDLSDPTLLEQTHGAMHALSRILQMPLATDLQWRGS